A stretch of the Dichotomicrobium thermohalophilum genome encodes the following:
- a CDS encoding Hsp20 family protein, whose protein sequence is MRRFDLTPLYKSTVGFDHVASILEQLASADTDNGYPPYNIERVDENNYRITMAVAGFSEDDLDIEVREGMLRVAGTKPEKEQEDSDTVFLHRGIASRNFERRFRLAEYVEVSSAKLENGLLHIDLRRELPDAMKPRKIEIATGNGQSHKTIEAQPDQVN, encoded by the coding sequence ATGAGGCGTTTTGATCTGACCCCCCTGTACAAGTCGACCGTCGGTTTCGACCATGTTGCGTCCATACTGGAGCAGCTGGCCTCCGCAGACACGGATAACGGCTATCCGCCCTATAACATAGAGCGCGTGGACGAGAATAACTACCGCATCACGATGGCGGTGGCCGGGTTCTCGGAAGACGACCTCGACATCGAGGTCCGCGAAGGCATGCTCCGCGTGGCCGGGACCAAGCCGGAGAAGGAGCAGGAGGACTCCGACACGGTATTCCTGCATCGCGGTATCGCCTCGCGCAATTTCGAGCGCCGGTTCCGGCTGGCCGAGTATGTCGAGGTCAGCTCTGCGAAGCTGGAGAACGGCCTGCTCCACATCGACCTGCGGCGCGAACTGCCTGATGCGATGAAACCGCGCAAGATCGAGATTGCGACCGGCAACGGTCAGTCGCACAAGACGATCGAGGCGCAGCCGGATCAGGTCAACTGA
- a CDS encoding HesB/IscA family protein, whose protein sequence is MASATPLKVMTLTDAAAKRLSEIIEASDKPVAGVRVGLKKGGCAGMEYTMDYATEIGPMDEVIEEKGVKLLIEPQAVLFLLGTEMDYEEGKLSSGFVFNNPNQTSACGCGESVEIQPAAEAGVAEGADTR, encoded by the coding sequence ATGGCAAGCGCGACACCTCTCAAAGTGATGACCCTCACGGACGCGGCAGCCAAGCGCCTGTCGGAGATCATCGAAGCCAGCGACAAGCCTGTGGCCGGCGTGCGCGTCGGGCTGAAGAAGGGTGGCTGCGCCGGAATGGAATACACGATGGACTACGCCACCGAGATCGGCCCGATGGACGAGGTGATCGAGGAGAAGGGAGTGAAGCTCCTGATCGAACCGCAGGCGGTTCTGTTTCTGCTGGGCACAGAAATGGACTATGAGGAGGGCAAATTGTCATCCGGTTTCGTGTTCAACAATCCGAACCAGACGAGTGCCTGTGGCTGCGGCGAATCCGTAGAAATCCAGCCGGCTGCGGAGGCGGGTGTGGCTGAAGGTGCGGACACCCGCTAA
- a CDS encoding SUF system Fe-S cluster assembly protein, whose product MEAKQASEGDAPAAEGAGEPESAIPKDELERMSADIIAALKTVYDPEIPVDIYELGLIYRVEIEDDRMVKVLMTLTAPGCPVAGEMPVWVENAVSAVPGVSGAKVELTFDPPWDMTRMSEEAQMMLGMV is encoded by the coding sequence ATGGAAGCCAAGCAGGCGAGCGAGGGTGATGCGCCGGCAGCCGAAGGCGCGGGCGAGCCGGAATCCGCGATCCCAAAGGACGAACTGGAGCGGATGAGTGCGGACATCATCGCGGCGCTCAAGACCGTCTATGACCCGGAAATCCCGGTGGATATTTACGAGCTGGGCCTGATCTACCGGGTCGAGATCGAGGATGACCGGATGGTCAAGGTGCTGATGACGCTGACCGCGCCCGGCTGCCCCGTGGCGGGCGAGATGCCGGTCTGGGTGGAGAATGCGGTGAGCGCGGTGCCCGGCGTCAGCGGCGCCAAGGTCGAACTGACCTTCGACCCGCCCTGGGACATGACGCGCATGTCTGAAGAGGCGCAGATGATGCTGGGCATGGTTTAA
- a CDS encoding cysteine desulfurase translates to MDQANTLPKDEATPEAAGPIDPAKIREDFPILAREVYGKPLVYLDNAASAQKPKAVLDKLQHVYSQEYANVHRGLHYLSNAATDAYENARGIAAKFLNAPSSNEIIFTSNATAALNLVAQSFGGMRIGQGDEIVLTIMEHHSNIVPWHYHRERRGAKLTWVPVGDDGSFSLEEFEKALSPRTKMVAITHMSNVLGTVVPVKEVTRIAHERGIPVLVDGSQGAVHMPVDVQDIGCDFYVFTGHKVYGPSGVGVLYGKREHLETMPPFMGGGEMIESVSTDQVTYGAPPYKFEAGTPPIAQVIGLGAALEYMMALGRERIAEHENRLCAYAHERLRGINSLRIIGEAPGKGAILSFEMKDAHAHDMATIMDRSGVAVRAGHHCAEPLMARFGVNATCRASFAVYNTMEEVDALAEAITRAQKFFA, encoded by the coding sequence ATGGACCAGGCGAATACCCTGCCGAAAGACGAGGCGACACCGGAGGCGGCCGGGCCGATCGATCCGGCGAAGATCAGGGAGGATTTCCCGATCCTCGCGCGGGAGGTCTATGGCAAGCCGCTGGTTTACCTGGACAACGCCGCCTCGGCGCAAAAGCCGAAAGCGGTGCTGGACAAGTTGCAGCACGTCTACTCGCAGGAATACGCCAACGTCCATCGCGGCTTGCACTATCTGAGCAATGCCGCGACTGACGCTTATGAGAACGCCCGGGGCATCGCGGCGAAGTTCCTGAATGCGCCGTCGAGCAACGAGATTATTTTCACCAGCAACGCCACCGCGGCGCTTAATCTCGTTGCGCAGTCCTTCGGCGGGATGCGCATCGGGCAGGGTGACGAGATCGTGCTCACCATCATGGAGCACCACTCGAACATCGTGCCGTGGCATTATCACCGCGAGCGCAGGGGCGCAAAGCTCACCTGGGTGCCGGTCGGAGATGATGGCTCGTTCAGCCTGGAAGAGTTCGAGAAGGCACTGAGCCCGCGCACCAAGATGGTCGCGATTACGCATATGTCGAATGTGCTCGGCACCGTCGTCCCGGTGAAGGAGGTCACGCGCATCGCGCATGAACGCGGCATCCCGGTGCTGGTGGATGGCAGCCAGGGGGCAGTACATATGCCCGTGGATGTGCAGGATATCGGCTGTGATTTCTACGTGTTCACCGGACACAAAGTGTATGGACCATCCGGCGTCGGCGTGCTTTACGGCAAGCGCGAGCATCTGGAGACGATGCCCCCCTTCATGGGCGGCGGCGAGATGATCGAGTCGGTGTCGACGGATCAGGTCACTTATGGCGCGCCGCCCTACAAGTTCGAGGCGGGCACGCCGCCGATCGCACAGGTGATCGGGCTGGGCGCTGCGCTGGAATACATGATGGCGCTGGGCCGCGAGCGGATCGCCGAGCATGAGAACCGGCTCTGCGCCTACGCTCACGAACGCCTCAGGGGCATCAATTCGCTGCGCATCATCGGCGAAGCGCCGGGCAAGGGTGCCATTCTGTCATTCGAAATGAAGGATGCGCACGCCCACGACATGGCGACCATCATGGACCGTTCGGGCGTGGCGGTGCGCGCCGGGCACCATTGCGCCGAGCCGCTGATGGCGCGCTTCGGCGTCAACGCGACCTGCCGCGCGTCCTTCGCGGTCTACAACACGATGGAAGAGGTCGACGCGCTGGCCGAGGCGATCACGCGCGCGCAGAAGTTTTTCGCGTAA
- the sufD gene encoding Fe-S cluster assembly protein SufD has product MNIETPVRVTEDHSPAEADLLRSFEQRIAQESDARVRQLREQAIGAFARSGLPHRRVEEWKYTDLRARMREAFAPAPRTDGISEAELVRARGHFDALDAHVVVFVNGYHQPMQAIDAPNVQVMTLSEALESRPDWFDEMFGQVNPKDPETVANLATAFMTDGAVIRITAPANGAAAKPIHLVNVTTGDQPGRIATRNLIRVEKGAEATIVEHYASLNDTAFHTFTMTELLANEGAQIEHLKVQDENKASTHLASWNLRLEAGANYRATHVNVGGELTRNQVFLRYAGEGASAAVNGVCLGRDAQHFDTTMVIEHAVPECMSRELVKSVLDDKARSVFQAKVHVHPGAQKTDGKQMANALLLSDEAEFDSKPELEIYADDVVCGHGSTSGHLDEEAMFYLLARGIPQAEARALLIAAFVDEVFDGIENEALKEALTARTADWLRGSVDASA; this is encoded by the coding sequence ATGAATATCGAAACGCCAGTGCGCGTGACAGAAGATCATTCGCCGGCCGAGGCCGACCTCCTGCGTTCCTTCGAGCAGCGTATCGCGCAGGAGAGCGACGCGCGGGTTCGTCAACTGCGCGAGCAGGCCATCGGGGCGTTCGCCCGCAGCGGCCTGCCGCACCGGCGCGTGGAAGAGTGGAAATACACCGACCTGCGCGCGCGGATGCGCGAGGCTTTTGCGCCGGCCCCGAGGACCGACGGCATCAGCGAGGCCGAACTTGTGCGCGCCCGCGGGCACTTCGACGCACTCGATGCGCATGTGGTCGTGTTCGTGAATGGCTATCACCAGCCCATGCAGGCGATCGACGCGCCGAACGTGCAGGTGATGACCCTGTCAGAGGCGCTGGAAAGCCGTCCGGACTGGTTCGACGAGATGTTCGGCCAGGTGAACCCTAAGGACCCTGAAACGGTTGCAAACCTCGCCACGGCCTTCATGACCGACGGCGCGGTGATCCGCATCACGGCCCCGGCGAACGGCGCGGCGGCCAAGCCGATCCATCTGGTGAATGTCACCACGGGCGATCAGCCGGGCCGTATCGCGACGCGCAACCTTATCCGCGTGGAAAAGGGCGCCGAGGCCACGATCGTCGAGCATTATGCGAGCTTGAACGACACGGCGTTCCACACCTTCACGATGACCGAACTGCTGGCTAATGAAGGCGCGCAGATCGAGCATCTGAAGGTGCAGGACGAAAACAAGGCCTCGACCCACTTGGCGAGCTGGAATCTGCGGCTGGAAGCCGGTGCGAATTACCGCGCCACGCATGTCAACGTGGGGGGCGAGCTGACGCGCAACCAGGTGTTCCTGCGTTATGCCGGGGAGGGCGCTTCGGCCGCCGTCAATGGCGTGTGCCTTGGTCGTGATGCGCAGCACTTCGATACCACGATGGTGATCGAGCACGCCGTACCGGAATGCATGAGCCGCGAACTTGTGAAATCCGTATTGGACGACAAGGCGCGCTCGGTGTTTCAGGCGAAGGTGCATGTGCATCCCGGGGCGCAGAAGACCGACGGCAAGCAGATGGCCAACGCGCTGCTCCTCTCGGATGAGGCGGAGTTTGACTCCAAGCCCGAGCTGGAGATTTACGCGGACGACGTGGTCTGCGGGCACGGCTCGACGTCGGGCCACCTCGATGAGGAAGCGATGTTCTATCTGCTGGCGCGCGGCATTCCGCAAGCCGAAGCCCGGGCGCTGCTGATCGCCGCCTTCGTCGACGAAGTGTTCGACGGCATCGAGAACGAGGCGCTGAAGGAGGCGCTCACTGCCCGGACCGCGGACTGGCTGCGCGGCTCCGTGGATGCGAGCGCCTAG
- the sufC gene encoding Fe-S cluster assembly ATPase SufC — protein MLEIKNVHVKIAEEDAEIIRGLDLTVPKGQVHAIMGPNGSGKSTLAYVLAGKEDYEVTEGQILWNGEDLLEMEPDERARAGVFLAFQYPLEIPGVGSMTFLRTAVNAHRKANDEAEMSTPDFMKLVREKASDLGISMDMLKRPVNSGFSGGEKKRFEILQMSLLEPGLCVLDETDSGLDIDAVRIVADGVNKLRDPDRAILLITHYQRLLDYIVPDHVHVLINGKIARSGDKELALELEKSGYAAYGEQAA, from the coding sequence ATGCTTGAGATCAAGAACGTGCACGTGAAGATCGCCGAGGAAGACGCGGAGATCATCCGCGGCCTCGACCTCACCGTGCCGAAGGGGCAGGTGCACGCGATCATGGGCCCGAATGGCTCGGGCAAGTCCACGCTGGCGTATGTGCTGGCCGGCAAGGAGGACTACGAGGTTACCGAAGGCCAGATCCTCTGGAACGGTGAGGACCTGCTGGAAATGGAGCCGGATGAGCGCGCCCGCGCTGGCGTGTTCCTTGCGTTCCAGTATCCGCTTGAAATCCCCGGCGTCGGCTCGATGACCTTCCTGCGAACGGCGGTCAACGCTCACCGCAAGGCGAACGACGAAGCCGAGATGAGCACACCGGATTTCATGAAGCTGGTGCGCGAGAAGGCGAGCGATCTCGGCATCTCGATGGACATGCTCAAGCGCCCGGTGAACTCGGGCTTCTCCGGCGGCGAGAAGAAGCGGTTTGAGATTCTTCAGATGTCGTTGCTGGAGCCGGGCCTGTGCGTGCTGGACGAGACCGACTCCGGCCTGGACATCGACGCGGTGCGTATCGTGGCCGACGGTGTGAACAAGCTGCGCGACCCGGACCGGGCGATCCTGCTCATCACCCACTATCAGCGCCTGCTCGACTACATCGTGCCGGATCATGTCCATGTGCTCATCAACGGCAAGATCGCGCGCTCGGGCGACAAGGAACTGGCGCTGGAGCTGGAGAAGTCCGGCTATGCCGCTTACGGGGAACAGGCCGCGTAA
- the sufB gene encoding Fe-S cluster assembly protein SufB produces the protein MADLDTIERVKDIDVDKYKYGFTTDIESVKAPKGLNEDIIRFISEKKNEPEWMLEWRLDAYQRWLTMKEPTWAKVEYPPIDFQDIYYYAAPKSMEGPKSLDEVDPELLRTYEKLGIPLKEQEILAGVRKQDEPSHLEEDTGYQSSNVAIDAVFDSVSVVTTFKEELAKAGVIFCSISEALRDYPDLVQKYLGSVVPKSDNYFAALNSAVFSDGSFVYVPEGVRCPMELSTYFRINEKDTGQFERTLIIADKGAYVSYLEGCTAPMRDENQLHAAVVELIALDDAEIKYSTVQNWYPGDAEGKGGVYNFVTKRGDCRGKNSKISWTQVETGSAITWKYPSCILRGDNSRGEFYSIAISNGRQQIDSGTKMIHLGKNTSSRIVSKGIAAGRSDNTYRGLVSAHRKAKQARNFTQCDSLLIGDTCGAHTVPYIEAKNPTAQFEHEATTSKISDDQLFYAMQRGLSEEEAVALIVNGFVRDVIQQLPMEFMAETQRLIGISLEGSVG, from the coding sequence GTGGCGGACCTCGACACTATCGAACGCGTTAAGGACATCGACGTCGACAAGTACAAGTATGGCTTCACGACCGACATCGAGTCCGTGAAGGCGCCGAAGGGCCTGAACGAAGACATCATCCGGTTCATCTCCGAAAAGAAGAACGAGCCGGAATGGATGCTCGAGTGGCGGCTGGATGCCTATCAGCGCTGGCTGACGATGAAGGAGCCGACCTGGGCGAAGGTGGAATATCCGCCGATCGACTTCCAGGACATCTACTACTATGCCGCGCCGAAGTCGATGGAGGGGCCGAAGAGCCTCGACGAAGTCGACCCGGAACTGTTGCGCACCTATGAAAAGCTGGGCATCCCGCTCAAGGAGCAGGAAATTCTCGCCGGCGTGCGCAAGCAGGATGAGCCGAGTCATCTGGAGGAAGACACCGGTTATCAGTCCAGCAATGTTGCGATTGACGCGGTGTTCGACAGCGTCTCGGTCGTCACGACCTTCAAGGAAGAGCTGGCGAAGGCCGGCGTGATCTTCTGCTCGATCTCCGAAGCGCTGCGCGACTATCCGGACCTCGTCCAGAAGTATCTCGGTTCGGTCGTGCCGAAGTCGGACAACTACTTCGCCGCGCTCAACTCGGCGGTCTTCTCGGATGGGTCCTTCGTCTATGTGCCGGAAGGCGTGCGCTGCCCGATGGAGCTGTCCACCTACTTCCGCATCAACGAGAAGGACACCGGCCAGTTCGAGCGCACGCTCATCATCGCCGACAAGGGTGCGTATGTGAGCTACCTGGAGGGCTGCACCGCGCCCATGCGTGACGAGAACCAGCTTCATGCGGCTGTGGTCGAGCTGATCGCGCTGGATGACGCGGAGATCAAGTACTCGACCGTGCAGAACTGGTATCCGGGCGATGCCGAAGGCAAGGGCGGCGTCTACAACTTCGTGACCAAGCGCGGCGACTGCCGTGGCAAGAACTCGAAGATTTCGTGGACGCAGGTCGAGACCGGCTCGGCGATCACCTGGAAGTATCCGAGCTGCATCCTCCGTGGCGACAACTCCCGCGGCGAGTTTTACTCGATAGCGATCTCGAACGGTCGCCAGCAGATCGACTCGGGCACGAAGATGATCCATCTGGGCAAGAACACCTCCAGCCGGATCGTCTCCAAGGGCATCGCCGCGGGCCGCTCGGACAACACCTATCGCGGTCTGGTCTCGGCGCACCGGAAGGCGAAGCAAGCGCGCAACTTCACTCAGTGTGACAGCCTTCTGATCGGCGATACCTGCGGCGCGCACACGGTGCCCTACATCGAGGCCAAGAACCCGACGGCGCAGTTCGAGCACGAGGCGACGACCTCGAAGATCTCTGATGACCAGCTGTTCTACGCCATGCAGCGCGGTCTGTCAGAGGAAGAGGCGGTGGCGCTGATCGTCAACGGCTTCGTGCGCGACGTGATCCAGCAACTTCCGATGGAGTTCATGGCCGAGACGCAGCGCCTGATCGGCATCAGCCTGGAAGGCTCGGTCGGTTAA